Proteins from a genomic interval of Luteolibacter sp. Y139:
- a CDS encoding SDR family oxidoreductase, with product MIAITGATGQLGRLVIDHLLNRLRPDQVVALVRDPVKATDLAGLGITVRQADYDDPATLEAALSGVEKLLLISSNEVGKRLSQHRNVIDAAKAAGVKFLTYTSVLHADRSLLGLADEHRQTEDYLSASGLPFALLRNGWYTENYTASIPSALAHGALVGGAGSGRISSAARADYAEAAAVVLASPVEPGQIFELAGDEAYTLAGLAAELSRQSGKEIPYRDLPEADYREFLLKAGLPEHFAALLADSDAAASRGALFDDDRQLGTLLGRPTTPLSESVRLALGSI from the coding sequence ATGATTGCCATCACCGGAGCCACCGGCCAGCTCGGCCGCCTCGTCATCGACCACCTCTTGAACCGCCTGCGTCCCGACCAGGTGGTCGCCCTCGTCCGCGACCCGGTGAAGGCAACCGACCTCGCCGGCCTCGGCATCACGGTGCGTCAGGCAGACTACGATGACCCCGCCACGCTTGAAGCCGCGCTGTCCGGCGTGGAGAAACTCCTCCTGATTTCATCCAACGAGGTCGGCAAGCGCCTCAGCCAGCACCGCAACGTCATCGATGCCGCCAAAGCCGCAGGAGTGAAGTTCCTGACCTACACCAGCGTGCTCCACGCGGATCGCTCGCTGCTCGGCCTCGCCGACGAGCACCGGCAGACGGAGGACTACCTGTCAGCCTCCGGCCTCCCCTTCGCGCTCCTCCGCAATGGCTGGTACACGGAAAACTACACCGCCTCGATTCCCTCGGCACTCGCCCACGGAGCCTTGGTGGGCGGCGCGGGTAGTGGCCGCATCTCCTCCGCAGCACGGGCGGACTATGCGGAAGCCGCGGCCGTCGTTCTCGCCAGCCCCGTCGAGCCGGGCCAGATTTTCGAGCTGGCGGGAGACGAGGCCTACACCCTCGCCGGGCTCGCCGCGGAGCTCTCCCGGCAAAGCGGCAAGGAGATCCCCTACCGCGATCTGCCGGAAGCGGACTATCGCGAATTCCTCCTGAAAGCCGGTTTGCCAGAGCACTTCGCAGCACTCCTCGCAGACAGCGATGCAGCCGCATCTCGCGGGGCTCTCTTTGATGACGATCGCCAGCTCGGCACGCTGCTCGGACGCCCCACCACCCCGCTTTCCGAGTCCGTCAGACTCGCCCTCGGAAGCATTTGA
- a CDS encoding winged helix-turn-helix transcriptional regulator, whose amino-acid sequence MSLPFPPVAPGSDLACKCPVRDVLDRIGDRWSLLVLLVIAPKTLRFTEVKRAIGDISQRMLSQTLRTLEKDGYVLRTVYPTVPPKVEYCLTDLGRSLLARIDPLVEWANAHHDQVRQARESYVPPPAATPL is encoded by the coding sequence ATGAGCCTGCCTTTTCCACCTGTGGCCCCGGGGTCGGACCTCGCGTGCAAGTGTCCGGTCCGGGATGTGCTGGATCGTATCGGCGATCGATGGAGCCTGCTTGTCCTGCTCGTGATCGCGCCAAAGACGCTGCGGTTCACGGAAGTGAAGCGGGCGATCGGCGATATTTCGCAGCGGATGCTTTCCCAGACGCTGAGGACTCTGGAGAAGGATGGCTACGTCTTGAGGACGGTCTATCCGACCGTGCCGCCGAAGGTGGAATACTGCCTGACGGATCTGGGCCGGTCGTTGCTGGCAAGGATCGATCCACTGGTGGAGTGGGCGAATGCCCACCACGACCAAGTCCGCCAGGCACGCGAGTCGTACGTCCCGCCGCCGGCGGCCACGCCTTTGTGA
- the pdeM gene encoding ligase-associated DNA damage response endonuclease PdeM: MILNHFNQTLELLPGKAVLLPDRTLVVADLHLGKATAFQAKGLAIPEGDSGADLNRLGTICEQVCATRIVINGDLFHSPAGLSSEIERLLETWLYTIGLPFQLVIGNHDRKLHRLPDWLNAVPSIEHSGVHLVHDPADAPEGVPVVAAHWHPVAKIADGKRTSLRLPCFLLRRNILVLPSFGTFTGGAIVDREEGDRLFVAPADRVIEVPEKLLR, translated from the coding sequence GTGATTCTCAACCACTTCAATCAAACGCTGGAACTGCTCCCCGGAAAGGCCGTCCTCCTTCCCGACCGCACACTCGTCGTCGCCGACCTCCACCTCGGCAAAGCGACTGCGTTTCAAGCGAAAGGTCTCGCCATCCCCGAGGGCGACAGCGGCGCGGATCTGAACCGATTGGGAACAATATGTGAACAAGTCTGCGCCACCCGGATTGTGATCAATGGCGACCTCTTTCATTCCCCCGCCGGGCTTTCCAGCGAGATCGAACGTTTGCTGGAAACGTGGTTATACACAATCGGCCTGCCGTTCCAGCTCGTGATCGGAAACCACGATCGAAAACTCCATCGCCTTCCTGACTGGCTGAATGCCGTCCCATCCATCGAGCACTCCGGAGTCCATCTCGTCCACGATCCCGCCGACGCACCGGAAGGCGTCCCGGTCGTCGCCGCCCACTGGCACCCCGTCGCCAAGATCGCGGACGGCAAGCGCACCTCCCTCCGCCTCCCCTGCTTCCTCCTCCGCCGGAACATCCTCGTCCTCCCCTCCTTCGGCACGTTCACCGGCGGTGCCATCGTCGACCGGGAGGAAGGCGACCGGCTGTTCGTCGCGCCCGCCGACCGGGTCATCGAGGTCCCGGAGAAGCTCCTGCGGTAG